A DNA window from Haliovirga abyssi contains the following coding sequences:
- the trpS gene encoding tryptophan--tRNA ligase, with product MMRSLSGIQPSGTLHIGNYFGAIKQFIDFQSKYDGFYFIADYHALTSHPSPAQLTKNTYDVVLDYLAFGLDPEKSTLFLQSDVPEVTELTWILSNVTPIALLERAHSYKDKVAKGIAANHGLFTYPILMASDILIYNSDIVPVGKDQKQHVEMARDIAIKFNSIYGDIFKLPKELIKDTMAVVPGIDGQKMSKSYNNTIEMFAPKKSLKKQIMKIVTDSTPLEEPKNPDICNVFALYKLFATETQLEEMRRKYLGGNYGYGHAKKELLEIILEYFKPYRERREELVNNMDYVKKVLKDGAEKARSVATEKIIEVKKAVGLVGNIY from the coding sequence TGATTTTCAATCTAAATATGATGGATTTTATTTTATTGCTGATTACCATGCGCTTACATCTCATCCAAGTCCAGCACAATTAACTAAAAACACATATGATGTAGTCTTAGATTATTTAGCTTTTGGACTTGATCCAGAAAAATCTACACTATTTTTACAATCAGATGTACCAGAGGTTACAGAATTAACTTGGATTTTAAGTAATGTAACTCCAATAGCACTTTTAGAAAGAGCTCATTCTTATAAAGATAAAGTAGCAAAAGGAATTGCTGCAAATCACGGGCTATTTACTTACCCTATATTAATGGCTTCTGATATTTTAATTTATAATTCTGATATAGTACCTGTTGGGAAAGATCAAAAGCAACATGTGGAGATGGCAAGAGATATTGCAATTAAATTTAATAGTATTTATGGGGATATTTTCAAGCTTCCAAAAGAATTAATAAAAGATACAATGGCTGTCGTTCCTGGAATAGATGGGCAAAAAATGTCAAAAAGTTATAACAATACAATAGAGATGTTTGCTCCTAAAAAATCTTTGAAAAAGCAAATTATGAAAATAGTAACTGACAGCACTCCATTAGAAGAACCTAAAAATCCTGACATCTGTAATGTTTTTGCTTTATATAAATTGTTTGCAACAGAAACTCAACTTGAAGAGATGAGACGAAAATATTTAGGTGGAAATTATGGATATGGTCATGCTAAAAAAGAACTTTTAGAAATAATTTTAGAATATTTTAAACCATATAGAGAAAGAAGAGAAGAATTAGTTAATAATATGGATTATGTAAAAAAAGTTTTAAAAGATGGTGCTGAAAAAGCTCGTAGTGTTGCAACAGAAAAAATTATAGAAGTAAAAAAAGCTGTCGGATTAGTTGGAAATATTTACTAA
- the queG gene encoding tRNA epoxyqueuosine(34) reductase QueG produces the protein MLNKILSNYNIDVYGITNITDFSYLKNIFNSKLADNHIVEFDEKDFNKRSNLNNIFPNIKSIISIAFPYNNGNIPEYKEYKISKYALRLDYHHVANNILEKIIIELKNIYPNNKFEIYVDSNPLFEKEIAKNSGIGLYGKNSLIYTKKYGSFIFLGEILTDLELAPTELSEEFNLLCNKCNLCKTSCPNSAILGDFKLEATKCIAYLTTTKNNISPELIYNNYWGCDICQDVCPMNKNISSSPIKEFKILNNLYISIEKILFMSNKKLKKFYSNTPIGWTGANTLKRNALIIIGNSNNKKYIDLLEKFIKSNNNEILLKYAKISLEKLNRTI, from the coding sequence ATGTTAAATAAAATTTTATCAAATTATAATATAGACGTATATGGAATAACAAATATAACTGACTTTTCATATTTAAAAAATATTTTTAATTCAAAATTAGCTGATAATCATATTGTTGAATTTGATGAAAAAGATTTTAACAAAAGATCTAATTTAAATAATATTTTTCCAAATATCAAATCTATTATTTCAATTGCATTTCCATATAACAATGGAAATATTCCAGAATACAAAGAATATAAAATATCAAAATATGCTTTAAGATTAGACTATCATCATGTTGCAAATAATATTTTAGAAAAAATAATAATTGAATTAAAAAATATATATCCTAATAATAAATTTGAAATATATGTAGACTCAAATCCACTTTTTGAAAAAGAGATAGCGAAAAATAGCGGAATTGGACTTTATGGAAAAAATTCTTTAATATATACAAAAAAATATGGTTCTTTTATCTTTTTAGGAGAAATTTTAACTGATTTAGAATTAGCGCCTACTGAATTATCTGAAGAATTTAATTTACTCTGTAATAAATGTAATTTATGCAAAACTAGTTGTCCTAATTCTGCTATTTTAGGCGATTTTAAACTTGAGGCTACAAAATGTATTGCATATCTAACAACTACTAAAAATAATATTTCGCCTGAATTGATTTATAATAATTATTGGGGATGCGATATCTGCCAAGATGTATGTCCTATGAATAAAAATATATCTTCTTCTCCAATAAAAGAGTTTAAAATTTTAAATAATTTATATATTTCTATTGAGAAAATTTTATTCATGTCCAATAAAAAATTGAAAAAATTTTATTCTAACACTCCAATTGGTTGGACTGGAGCTAATACTTTAAAAAGAAATGCACTTATTATAATTGGAAACTCTAATAATAAAAAATATATAGATTTATTAGAAAAATTTATTAAATCTAATAATAATGAGATACTTTTA